The following coding sequences lie in one Monomorium pharaonis isolate MP-MQ-018 chromosome 1, ASM1337386v2, whole genome shotgun sequence genomic window:
- the LOC118644677 gene encoding putative nuclease HARBI1 isoform X2 yields the protein MDLSDMDLHYLGDVSELSDIEEEEEGTVRAPKRYIRDEHNPFEFYNEKEFKRRFRFSKEAVLHGLLPNIEENLTKINKRGLPIPPVLQLLACLRFYATGSFQLVLGDIISISQSTVSRIIFRVSVLLAGNIHRIIKMPCSVDQINENRTLFRNLGYGNGGIGLPGVDGAIDCTHVRLTQTRFQGIEEIYRNRKGYFSLNVQAVVGPRMEFLDIVPEWPGSQHDSRIFQNSRIYMRYIRRELTGILIGDNGYPCLPFLITPVLNATTDEQLMYNNIHRRTRQIVERTFGVWKRRFPCLARGLTTKLITSTTIIVACAVLHNLSLIYDAILPEDEENKIYNNNDDDDDNERNPVEWQPAEGLVMRNALIERLFH from the exons ATGGATTTATCAGATATGGATTTACATTATTTGGGTGATGTTTCCGAGCTTTCGGACAttgaagaagaggaagaaggaaCAGTGCGTGCTCCGAAACGATATATACGAGATGAACATAATCCTTTcgaattttataatgaaaaagagTTTAAACGTCGTTTTCGATTCTCCAAAGAAGCTGTTTTGCACGGGCTTTTACcaaatattgaagaaaatttaaccaaaataaataaacgaggTCTTCCTATTCCTCCCGTACTACAATTACTTGCATGTCTACGATTTTACGCAACTGGAAGTTTTcaa ttaGTATTAGGAGATATAATAAGCATATCGCAGTCTACTGTGTCGAGGATAATCTTTCGTGTTTCGGTATTACTAGCTGGTAATATACatcgtataataaaaatgcctTGTTCTGTGGATCAAATCAACGAAAATCGTActttatttcgaaatttgGGATATGGAAATGGAGGTATTGGTTTACCTGGAGTTGACGGTGCTATAGACTGCACTCATGTTCGCTTAACTCAAACAAGATTTCAAGGTATTGAggaaatatatagaaatcgCAAAGGATATTTCTCTCTTAATGTACAG gcTGTCGTTGGACCACGAATGGAATTCCTTGACATCGTACCAGAGTGGCCTGGAAGTCAACACGATAGccgtatttttcaaaattccaGAATTTACATGCGTTACATAAGACGTGAATTAACTGGCATATTAATTGGTGATAATGGTTATCCTTGTCTACCATTTCTCATAACACCTGTTCTAAATGCAACAACAGATGaacaattaatgtataataacatCCACAGAAGAACTAGACAAATCGTAGAACGAACGTTTGGAGTTTGGAAACGACGATTTCCTTGTTTAGCACGAGGACTTACAACAAAGCTAATAACCTCTACAACAATTATTGTAGCGTGTGCAGTTTTGCACAATCTTTCGCTTATCTACGATGCTATATTGCCAGAagatgaagaaaataaaatttataacaataatgatgatgatgatgataacgAAAGAAATCCTGTAGAATGGCAACCGGCTGAAGGACTAGTAATGAGAAATGCTCTCATAGAGCGCTTATTTCACTAA
- the LOC118644677 gene encoding putative nuclease HARBI1 isoform X1, translating into MCTDNNREIEFVFFLYTMDLSDMDLHYLGDVSELSDIEEEEEGTVRAPKRYIRDEHNPFEFYNEKEFKRRFRFSKEAVLHGLLPNIEENLTKINKRGLPIPPVLQLLACLRFYATGSFQLVLGDIISISQSTVSRIIFRVSVLLAGNIHRIIKMPCSVDQINENRTLFRNLGYGNGGIGLPGVDGAIDCTHVRLTQTRFQGIEEIYRNRKGYFSLNVQAVVGPRMEFLDIVPEWPGSQHDSRIFQNSRIYMRYIRRELTGILIGDNGYPCLPFLITPVLNATTDEQLMYNNIHRRTRQIVERTFGVWKRRFPCLARGLTTKLITSTTIIVACAVLHNLSLIYDAILPEDEENKIYNNNDDDDDNERNPVEWQPAEGLVMRNALIERLFH; encoded by the exons ATGTGTACAGATAACAATCGGGAAAttgaatttgttttctttttgtacaCTATGGATTTATCAGATATGGATTTACATTATTTGGGTGATGTTTCCGAGCTTTCGGACAttgaagaagaggaagaaggaaCAGTGCGTGCTCCGAAACGATATATACGAGATGAACATAATCCTTTcgaattttataatgaaaaagagTTTAAACGTCGTTTTCGATTCTCCAAAGAAGCTGTTTTGCACGGGCTTTTACcaaatattgaagaaaatttaaccaaaataaataaacgaggTCTTCCTATTCCTCCCGTACTACAATTACTTGCATGTCTACGATTTTACGCAACTGGAAGTTTTcaa ttaGTATTAGGAGATATAATAAGCATATCGCAGTCTACTGTGTCGAGGATAATCTTTCGTGTTTCGGTATTACTAGCTGGTAATATACatcgtataataaaaatgcctTGTTCTGTGGATCAAATCAACGAAAATCGTActttatttcgaaatttgGGATATGGAAATGGAGGTATTGGTTTACCTGGAGTTGACGGTGCTATAGACTGCACTCATGTTCGCTTAACTCAAACAAGATTTCAAGGTATTGAggaaatatatagaaatcgCAAAGGATATTTCTCTCTTAATGTACAG gcTGTCGTTGGACCACGAATGGAATTCCTTGACATCGTACCAGAGTGGCCTGGAAGTCAACACGATAGccgtatttttcaaaattccaGAATTTACATGCGTTACATAAGACGTGAATTAACTGGCATATTAATTGGTGATAATGGTTATCCTTGTCTACCATTTCTCATAACACCTGTTCTAAATGCAACAACAGATGaacaattaatgtataataacatCCACAGAAGAACTAGACAAATCGTAGAACGAACGTTTGGAGTTTGGAAACGACGATTTCCTTGTTTAGCACGAGGACTTACAACAAAGCTAATAACCTCTACAACAATTATTGTAGCGTGTGCAGTTTTGCACAATCTTTCGCTTATCTACGATGCTATATTGCCAGAagatgaagaaaataaaatttataacaataatgatgatgatgatgataacgAAAGAAATCCTGTAGAATGGCAACCGGCTGAAGGACTAGTAATGAGAAATGCTCTCATAGAGCGCTTATTTCACTAA
- the LOC118644677 gene encoding putative nuclease HARBI1 isoform X4, with protein sequence MCTDNNREIEFVFFLYTMDLSDMDLHYLGDVSELSDIEEEEEGTVRAPKRYIRDEHNPFEFYNEKEFKRRFRFSKEAVLHGLLPNIEENLTKINKRGLPIPPVLQLLACLRFYATGSFQLVLGDIISISQSTVSRIIFRVSVLLAGNIHRIIKMPCSVDQINENRTLFRNLGYGNGGIGLPGVDGAIDCTHVRLTQTRFQGIEEIYRNRKGYFSLNVQAVVGPRMEFLDIVPEWPGSQHDSRIFQNSRIYMRYIRRELTGILIEELDKS encoded by the exons ATGTGTACAGATAACAATCGGGAAAttgaatttgttttctttttgtacaCTATGGATTTATCAGATATGGATTTACATTATTTGGGTGATGTTTCCGAGCTTTCGGACAttgaagaagaggaagaaggaaCAGTGCGTGCTCCGAAACGATATATACGAGATGAACATAATCCTTTcgaattttataatgaaaaagagTTTAAACGTCGTTTTCGATTCTCCAAAGAAGCTGTTTTGCACGGGCTTTTACcaaatattgaagaaaatttaaccaaaataaataaacgaggTCTTCCTATTCCTCCCGTACTACAATTACTTGCATGTCTACGATTTTACGCAACTGGAAGTTTTcaa ttaGTATTAGGAGATATAATAAGCATATCGCAGTCTACTGTGTCGAGGATAATCTTTCGTGTTTCGGTATTACTAGCTGGTAATATACatcgtataataaaaatgcctTGTTCTGTGGATCAAATCAACGAAAATCGTActttatttcgaaatttgGGATATGGAAATGGAGGTATTGGTTTACCTGGAGTTGACGGTGCTATAGACTGCACTCATGTTCGCTTAACTCAAACAAGATTTCAAGGTATTGAggaaatatatagaaatcgCAAAGGATATTTCTCTCTTAATGTACAG gcTGTCGTTGGACCACGAATGGAATTCCTTGACATCGTACCAGAGTGGCCTGGAAGTCAACACGATAGccgtatttttcaaaattccaGAATTTACATGCGTTACATAAGACGTGAATTAACTGGCATATTAATTG AAGAACTAGACAAATCGTAG
- the LOC118644677 gene encoding putative nuclease HARBI1 isoform X3 has protein sequence MCTDNNREIEFVFFLYTMDLSDMDLHYLGDVSELSDIEEEEEGTVRAPKRYIRDEHNPFEFYNEKEFKRRFRFSKEAVLHGLLPNIEENLTKINKRGLPIPPVLQLLACLRFYATGSFQLVLGDIISISQSTVSRIIFRVSVLLAGNIHRIIKMPCSVDQINENRTLFRNLGYGNGGIGLPGVDGAIDCTHVRLTQTRFQGIEEIYRNRKGYFSLNVQAVVGPRMEFLDIVPEWPGSQHDSRIFQNSRIYMRYIRRELTGILIGDNEELDKS, from the exons ATGTGTACAGATAACAATCGGGAAAttgaatttgttttctttttgtacaCTATGGATTTATCAGATATGGATTTACATTATTTGGGTGATGTTTCCGAGCTTTCGGACAttgaagaagaggaagaaggaaCAGTGCGTGCTCCGAAACGATATATACGAGATGAACATAATCCTTTcgaattttataatgaaaaagagTTTAAACGTCGTTTTCGATTCTCCAAAGAAGCTGTTTTGCACGGGCTTTTACcaaatattgaagaaaatttaaccaaaataaataaacgaggTCTTCCTATTCCTCCCGTACTACAATTACTTGCATGTCTACGATTTTACGCAACTGGAAGTTTTcaa ttaGTATTAGGAGATATAATAAGCATATCGCAGTCTACTGTGTCGAGGATAATCTTTCGTGTTTCGGTATTACTAGCTGGTAATATACatcgtataataaaaatgcctTGTTCTGTGGATCAAATCAACGAAAATCGTActttatttcgaaatttgGGATATGGAAATGGAGGTATTGGTTTACCTGGAGTTGACGGTGCTATAGACTGCACTCATGTTCGCTTAACTCAAACAAGATTTCAAGGTATTGAggaaatatatagaaatcgCAAAGGATATTTCTCTCTTAATGTACAG gcTGTCGTTGGACCACGAATGGAATTCCTTGACATCGTACCAGAGTGGCCTGGAAGTCAACACGATAGccgtatttttcaaaattccaGAATTTACATGCGTTACATAAGACGTGAATTAACTGGCATATTAATTGGTGATAATG AAGAACTAGACAAATCGTAG
- the LOC118644676 gene encoding uncharacterized protein LOC118644676, producing the protein MDKSKGSRELRKTENVRKSRTKKRKQYFNPKTVETDESSFSTFAKKIKIQEDIIVPQDNSIEYRILNFITVFAAISNFVKCKVCNGDIKFQAANMRGLGFNIIVICETCAPQSIPSCPYIGRSYEINRRFIFTMRVLGLGLKSCQKFCGLMDMPHFIFQTSYDITINNILNCVKEVSDKLFKNAVNEEKKEACKERNIEETNELTVSGDGTWKKRGFTSLYGVSSIIGYYSGKILDILVKSSYCKACEYWNKKQDTDEYAEWFETHSNNCLANHEGSSGKMEVDAIVEMFKRSQNKYGVKYINYIGDGDSKTYNGIIKSSPYGDDTSIIKKECIGHVQKRMGHRLRECKKKNKNLGGKNKLTGKMIDKLTVYYGLAIRRNCDSTNKMRDAIWATYYHYSSTDEHPQHSKCPTGVDSWCAWQCASAKGELASFKHDYNALPKDVLDAIEPIYKDLSKQELLERCVGGFNQNNNESYNQLIWKISPKIIPSGLKPIELAAYTSACIFNEGSKTLLQMFEAMGVHSGPNAHQYVITEDANRMRIADDRALQSTREARMLRRQQQLDILEASTSGENLLYGPGIDDFV; encoded by the exons ATGGATAAATCTAAGGGTTCCAGAGAGTTACGAAAGACAGAAAATGTTCGAAAatcgagaacaaaaaaaagaaaacaatattttaatccaaAAACTGTTGAGACCGACGAAAGTAGTTTTAGTACCtttgcgaaaaaaataaagattcaaGAAGATATTATTGTGCCACAAGATAATTCTATAGAATATAGAATTTTGAACTTTATCACTGTATTTGCtgcaatttcaaattttgttaaatgcaAAGTATGTAATggtgatattaaatttcaagcaGCAAATATGCGTGGACttggttttaatattatagtgaTATGCGAAACGTGTGCGCCTCAATCAATTCCTTCGTGCCCTTATATTGGACGCTCATATGAAATAAACaggcgttttatttttactatgagAGTGCTAGGACTTGGTCTAAAAAGTTGTCAAAAGTTTTGCGGACTAATGGACATgccacattttatttttcaaacgtCTTATGAcattactataaataatatactcaACTGTGTTAAAGAAGTTTccgataaactttttaaaaatgctgtgaatgaagagaaaaaagaagcaTGTAAAGAAAGAAACATAGAAGAAACGAACGAATTAACTGTATCAGGTGACGGGACTTGGAAAAAACGTGGTTTTACATCACTGTATGGAGTTTCATCGATTATCGGGTATTATAGTGGAAAAATACTTGATATTCTCGTAAAAAGTTCATATTGTAAAGCCTGCGAGTATTGGAACAAGAAACAAGATACAGATGAATACGCAGAATGGTTTGAAACACATAGTAACAACTGTTTAGCAAATCACGAAGGATCATCTGGGAAGATGGAAGTTGACGCTATCGTTGAAATGTTTAAACGTTCACAGAATAAGTATGgtgttaaatacattaattatattggtGATGGCGACTCGAAGACTTATAAtggtattataaaatctagtCCTTACGGTGATGATACTTCCATTATAAAGAAGGAATGTATAGGCCATGTACAAAAAAGAATGGGGCATCGATTACGtgaatgtaaaaagaaaaataaaaacctcggaggaaaaaataaactgaCTGGCAAAATGATCGATAAGTTAACAGTTTACTATGGTTTAGCGATACGACGAAATTGTGATTCAACAAATAAAATGAGAGATGCGATATGGGCCACATATTATCACTACAGTTCAACAGATGAACATCCGCAACACAGCAAATGCCCGACCGGAGTTGACTCGTGGTGCGCGTGGCAGTGCGCTTCCGCAAAGGGTGAACTTGCCTCTTTCAAACACGATTACAACGCTTTACCTAAAGATGTTTTGGATGCTATAGAACCAATATACAAGGATCTTAGTAAACAAGAATTACTAGAAAGATGCGTCGGCggttttaatcaaaataacaaTGAAAGTTATAATCAACTAATATGGAAAATCAGTCCAAAAATTATACCTAGTGGATTAAAACCTATCGAACTTGCGGCATACACCTCTGCCTGCATATTTAATGAAGGTTCCAAAACATTATTGCAAATGTTTGAAGCCATGGGAGTTCACAGTGGCCCAAATGCGCATCAATATGTTATTACAGAAGATGCAAATCGAATGAGAATAGCAGACGACCGTGCGCTGCAGAGTACTCGAGAAGCAAGAATGCTTCGTCGCCAGCAGCAACTTGATATTTTGGAGGCTTCAACTTCGGGCGAAAACTTATTATATGGGCCTGGAATAGATGACTTTgt atga